gaagggggaaacaaaaacacatttctccaggttagagtccactgctcttaaccactacaccgctctgaCTCTGATGCTGGTTCCCAGGtcatgggaagaggggggagagaagagaatgcAGCATAGCACTGTGGGCCTGTCCTAGGCATGGCAACCACAAGCACACCTgctttaaattcatccatatccaCAGCTCTTTCCACCATAATTTCTGAATTTCACTGGTCTGGTACCCAACTCACCTAGAAGCATGAGCAACGTAGTGTTGGCAAAGGCAGCCATGATAATTCCTCCAAGGTAAGAGAAAATCCCAATGAAAATGAGGTAGATGTCCTTCAGCCTTTGAGAAAGTACAACCACTCCTAGAAAACTGGTCAAAGACATTGAAGTGGATGCTGCAGATCCATATCCTATGTAGAGTTCATTCCAGCAGAGGGGGTCATTCAGTTCATAAAGGGTAAACAGAGACATCCCACCAAAGACTGTGAACAAATAAGCCATAAATGTACACAGCAGCAAGATGATCCAAGTTCGCTTCCTGAAAGAAGAGGGTTTAAAAAGCGCATGGATTCCAGAAAAGGTTCTTTTAAGGCCTTCCATCAGAGACTGTTGCTGGACTTCAGATACCCGTACTGTATCATCCAAAAAACATGTTACATAGAAAACGTTAACCATGCCAATCAGTGAAATAGTCAAAAATGTCCAAGTAAAACCTATTCCTTTCAAAATGAACCCTGAAGACAGTCCTCCCAGTCCAGAGGCCAATCCATAGATCAAGTCGACCACTGCTATCCGAACAGTCTTCTGTTTGTGATTCTCACAGAGATCAACTACAAAAGCAAAGGCGCCCCCCAGGAAGGTCGCCATACCCCCAAACAGCCCACTTATGAAGGCCAAAGCATacagaaaagagagggagagagagtaaTAGGACATGACACCGAGGAAGATGCTGGTTACAAGATTCCCCACTAGAGGAAGAATTAGTGAGATTTTGCGTCCGCAGCAATCCCCATTGGCTACAAGAACAAAGGCTACCAAAATGTTGAGAACGGCACCGCTTAAATCCATtttcatggcaaagagggatgctTTTTCTTGGACTTCCTGAAAGAGGAAAAATAAGCAGAATTAatatcgggggaggggggaagaaagcaTTAAAGACAGTCTATTTGCTTTCCCtctcagctgtaattctgagagaactccaggccctgcccagaggttggcaactgtactcggGACTGGAAGACATGAAAATTTATTTCCAGGGCCCCTTGCCCCAAGAGGTATCTAAAGGAAGGCTTTTTAATTTTCCTGATTGGACTTTAccatcaacagcagccaccaaagGCAGACCCTACCTGCCAGCAGCTTGTTTTCAACAATTTTGATGGGTCTTTGTGCAGCTTTCCTGCTGTTTCAAACTACGAAATGGAGAAAAGGCAAGGTACAGAAAATACGGTAATGCTATAGAGGAACAATGAGATCAGGGACaaacagaagaggaaggaaagcgATAAGCCACCTTTCCAACAAAGAAAACTAGGAAGGGAAGCAATGGAACCCACAAATGAAGAGATGACGCCTCTTAGAAGACAGTGAAAAATTACTCATGCAGGAACAACGATAATAAAAAACTAATGAGTAATGTGGTCTGGAGGATTGGGAGCAAAGAATCTGTAGGACTCCAGGGTGATGTGCACGTTGTCTTTTTTAAACTACAAGGAGTAGTTATAATGagtattaaaaacaaaattttccTAACTCCATCCTTCCCAAActatgctgaataaattcagaaaCATAGTGTGGGTTTTAAATAAACATATTGTGTAAGAAGTGTTGAGTTGGATCCTATGGAACTTTTCCCTCTAGCCACttgcacagccctacttgtgCCAAAGAAAGCTACCACCATTAGCAGAAAAAATCCACAAGATCCAACCcactgtcattaaaaaaaaactgctatTGTCATTCAAGAAGAGCAAAATACTGTGTGCATATTTACATACGGGCACGTTTATTGCCTGAACACCGATCTGGAGCACATTAGAGCTGCCCTATCAAAATCTTCAAAGACAGTGATACTCAGGGGATGAATCATCAGAAATAATGGGCATTCTTTGTGATTAGGTCTACTCTGGTATTCTGACTGCTATTTGCTATGATCCTTGAACTCAAGCATTTCAACAAATATTTGAGTTTGTTTCTTGTCCAGAAACCAGGGTTTTTGAGCCAAGAGGGGCCTGAATTTAGATATCACAGCAAATTATCGTTAGACTGACTTAATTCAGCTGAATTCAGTTGTCCAATTTAATCACAAACAGTAATGAGAAGAAGCTTCACTCCCCCGCAACACTTTCTCATGCAATAAGCGTGTAAAAGACTGTGGTGTTCTGTGACATCTGAATATAGCTGTGCAGCTGAACCTGAGTTTTCCTTCCACTATCTAGGATCTTAAGCCTGTGGCAGGATAACTTTCTACAGCTAAGCCTGCACCTGTATTCATACATCAAAGGAAACTGCAATGAGACTTAagccagaaagggaggggggaatcaagttTGTGAGAGCATTCAGCACAACTTGGTTTGTGCACATTTTTATTTAGCTGCAATTAAATTGAACATCCAAACCGCATCCTTCTGAAGCCTGGACCTCTTCAATCATGGCTCCATGATGAAAGCAGGACAGACAACACAATCCTGAGATTATACCAATCCTATCTAGTCACAAACAAGCCAAAATTTGGCACAGACTGTGTACACAAGGAATAGAAACTCAAGGTTGTCTAGTATGATTTGCCATTTACTAATAACATTTTTAACCTACTTAGCAGACTTAACAAAACTTTGTGTTTTATCTGGACCAATCCGTAACGTGGCCATATTTTGCCTGTGTAGTTGTGAGGATGGGAGAGGAAAGGAGACAGAAAAGCCAACAGCAAACTAATGGATCAAGAAAGGCAGCTGGTGATCTAGCAGGCTGATCTTTATTGGAAATATTGCACGCAAAATACAAGTCAAAGAAGACGTTAATCAGTTGAATTTCACCCTTCTGTTGGGAATGCCTGACTGTCTGGATTGCACCAGTCAAGTTTTCAGAAGAAGGCAAATAAGAAGGTAGATGAGAAAGAATCCAACTATGTGCTGGATTCTTAGCTGTTTTAAAAGCAACTTTAAAAGCAACTCTGCTAAGCCAATGAATTTTTGCCAGTTTTGGATGTATAGTCTTAATCTAAAACCACATTCCGCTGTAGAGCATGATAATAATAAAACTTGGAATACAAAACGAAAAAGGCCTTGGCTTAAATGAGGCCTGAACGAAGGAGTGCAGCATTACTCTCAGTGTAGGAACGAAAGTTCTGATAGCAATAATTAAGGAGAGTAGCTGAATAAAAAGCCTGTAATGCAcagcccatggcgcagagtggtcagctgcagtactgcagtccaagctctgctcacgacccgagtttgatccagacagaagttggtttcaggtagccggctcaaggttgactgagccttccatccttccgaggtcggtaaaatgaggacccagcttgctgcggctaaagggaagatgactggggaaggcactggcaaaccaccccataaaacaaagtttgcctagtaaatgtcaggatgtgacgtcaccccatggatcaggaatggcccggtgcttcgcacaggggacctttaccttcactGCACACAAAATAGTGTTGTAGAGTAACCTTCTTCAGGTTGGTTATAAAGGTATATTTTTCAGCTCAGCAATTAGGAAGCACAAGAGCTTGTTCTAATGAATTCTaagcctctttttaaaattagCTTGAATGAAGTTCCATAACATACAAACACACTGGAAAGACCAGGAAGCCCTTCTAAACAAGCCCtatcaaaatgctcttttacagCACTTGTGGCCTCAAATGCCCTTCCAATACCTTGAATTTCCCCCAGTTACAGGCTTTCTAGAGGCAAGTCTAATACAGAAAGAAATGGTTTACTAACTCCTAATATCCAATATAGAATTCTATTTCCCACAGAAAATCAGCCACTGTGAGCAGAGCTACAACCACAACTAGTAATTTGCCTCCTCTGCTTACTCATGCATAAGAATATCTATTTTCTTTATAGTACTTTTTCTGAGTGGACACAATCCAAAGACAAGCGTTTGAGTTTGAGGGGACTGCGATGGGATACCGGAATCTCTTGTCACCGTATCTTGTaatgcaatcccatgcagagttattccacGCTAAGACCACTGAAATCAACTGCCTTAGAACAGAGTAactcccagtgcaatcctaaatagaattacTCCTTCCAACTTCATTGGTCTTAGAAGACTGCACTGTTACATTCTTAACTTTGCTTTGATTGGATTTAATGTGCAATATTGCCTTACCTGTTCCTTCAAGTAAATTGGATCACTTTGGTTTAGTTCACAATGAGAAACATTGTCATCATCTTTGAAGCTGGAGTTGACTGTCTCTTCCCAGATCCTCCGATACACATACTGCTGCCCCAAAGGCAGGTACAAGGAATAAGCAAATATATACATGCAAATGGCAGGCTCCACTATCAGAGTTTTCTTCATGACTTGAATGTTAGTTTTAATTCtgttggcaaaagaaaaaaagcaaattaGAAGGTACATCTGCATTTCCAGAACAGATTAGTAAACAAGCAATGCAAAACATGACAACCTTGAATTGCTATGCTCTGAAATGCTTTGCATGTTAAGTGAAGGGAGATGCTACCAGCCATTCCTCAGAGAATGATGGAAGAGCTGATATGGTTTTGGGGTGCTCAGCCATACATCACTAACATTCAGTTTTGAAATGAGTTTAACTCATAAGTCTGCCCATGCTCCTGCTTTTCAGTGTTAGCTCCTGATTTTTTATTATCTTACAAAACACAAATTAAAAGTTGTAATCAtataaaattctttaaaaagaaatcacGTCACACCACAATACAAGAAGCAACATACACAATGCAAAGATTTAGATAACGCAGACTGTCTTTGAGTGATTGTGCATTGCATGTCCCTAAAATGTGCCCATCCACCTTTTCTCTAACAGAatactccctcccttttttccccaTGGGTTGGAAGGAGAGATCCTTGCTAAGATTTGTTCTCCCAATTCCCACTTttatgtgtgtgagtgagagagaattacaactgatctccagccgacagttcccctgaagaaaatgtctgctttgacgggtgaactctatagcattataccccactgaggtccttccccatgCTCTGTCCCAATctcctggatttggcaaccctatggttgctGCTAACAATAGGTATTACACAACTTTTGCTTTTGTAATTTGTCTGCAGGCCAGAATGGCTACTTGCAATGTTTGGGAGCCATCTAAACTGGTCTTCTTAGAAGTCAGTCCAATTTAATTAAATGGGGTTACTCCCAAGAAGTTCTTAAGACTGCAGCCTTGGTCTTAAAAGGAGAAGAATTGTTCCACACGATAAAGCTATTATTTTCAAATATGGCTGGATGACTTTGCCAGCAGTGGGTATGAATAGCCTTTGGAGAATTGTTTGTTTCAATGAACATACAGAAGCTCTCATCATAGCTGGGGGCTTGGTGGGAAGAAAACAAGCattactaatagggttgccagctcagggttgggaaatacctggagattttgggggcagagcctgaggagggtggggtttggagaagggaggcacttcaatgccacagagtccaattaccaaagagtccattttctccaggtgaactgatcgctatcggctggagatcagttgtaatagcaggagatctccagccaccacctggaggttgcaaataCAATAAACAAACAGCGCTGTAAGGGTGACTAGTCAATAAGAAAGACAGCACTAGCTCCAAACTTATCAAACTACAAAAGTATAATCTAAACAAGGTGTATACAACACACTAccacaaaaatacaaatacacgGTACCGAGGGAATACAGGGATTGTTAACATTGTTTGCCTGTATTCCTTCGGCACCTAGTATTCGTATTTTTGTGGTAGTGTATTGTATACACCTTGtttagaccacctggaggttggcaactctaattactAAAATCACAGTCAATTTTAAGCGGCAATTACAATGATGTTTAGATTATGGTTTCAGTTTAGAAGTCCATCTACTTCAATAGCTTCATTACGACACTGTACAGTTTTAGAACACCCAGTTAAGGTAAAAATGATTTCATCAAGGTTTGTTATGAAAGAACGCTTGAAACATCTCATGTTGGCACGTCCTGCCATTTGTACTTTTCCAGTACAGTCAAAGAAATTACAGTAGTCACAATAGCTTGTTCTTTTCCCAAGCTTGAAGACACGTCAAAACACTTTAGTCTGTACCATATCAGTTTGTACCTGAAAAACAATATACCTTTCCCTCTTTGGAGCAAATTCATCAGAAGAAGTTCTTTTATTCCCCTTCTGTAAACCTCACAGGAAAACATTTGGCACGACTGTGTACAAGTTTTTCATGCCCATGTGCTGCCTGGGAGTATCATACATTAAAGTTCTCAGCAAAAAACAAAGCTTTAGACCAGAGATGATGCCAGGGTAGCGTGCAGGGGACTGTCTCCCTAGAACAGAAGTACATGATTTGAAATAACCCTAAacgtattgggggggggggggcaggtgtgcCAACTTTTTTCCGTTTAGGCTGCTTATGCACATGAGAGTTAAATAAATCAGCAAAGACCACGGATCAATTTCAGCCTCCTGCACAAGCCATTCAGCTGCCGTTCTGCAGATTAGCCAAAGCTGAGCTTCTGAATAACTCTCATAATAAGAAGAATAAATAAACTTCTAGTCCAAGACCACCAGTCAACCAATGCAAACAACACAGGGCTACtgtcctcttccccccacccacccccagtttgAGGCTGGGCATGCCCCAGTGATGCAGGATTCTAGGGTACATCTGACCCACAGAGGCAAGAAGCCATCATCTTCATAAATTAATCACCTTCTGTAAACCATCACcgaaactatgggggggggggagttcccctCCCAAGACAGAAACTCAAGCTACACTCTGGGGGGAAAGAACTTTCATGACtacctacattaaaaaaaaaagaaaaccccaacACACAATTATCCAATACCTTTTTATTAAGGCCAACCGAACTACTATAAAAAGTGAGCGGGCTTTCGAGTTCCCCAGAACAATTCAAGataggaccggggggggggggagcacatctATTTCAGTTCATGATGACGAAGCCCCTAGCCTGACATTTGCAGAGAGTACCAGGTGGGTTGAAGGCAGAACTGGATAAAAGTGGGAAACAGGTTTCCAGATGTACCCAAAActacgaggggggggggggaagagagaaatggAGAACTTTGTGAATGTCAAATCAGCTGCCCCCCCAGCGCTGGCCAGAGCGCAGGGCTCCCACTGCGGGAGGAGGCGTGAAAAAGTCCTGGCTATTCAAGACACTCGTGCGCTTTTCACACATGCcctataatgcactttcaacgcactttgaagctggacttTAATGTGTggaagggcaaaatccacttgcaaacgattgttaaagtggttctcgtaggttatccgggctttgtgaccgcggtcttggtattttctttcctgacgtttcgccagcagctgtggcaggcatctactacaccacactggttacagTGATAGAGGCTTGAGGGCCAAGAATATTTCTCCTATTGTCCCTGTTTTTAAACTATgtttatttattggttcttgtagattatccgggctgtgtgaccgtggtcttggtattttctttcctgacgtttcgccagcagctgtggcaggcatcttcagaggagtcacactgaaggacagggtctctcagtgtcaagtgggtaggaagagtaatatatagtcagaaaggggttgggtttgagctgaatcatccTGCAAAAAGCGGGTTGTTACAGatttgttaaagtggattgaaagtgcattattcaggatgtgtgaaagcgcccttgtTCACCGTTTTGTGAGacttcgggggagggggggtcctaataaaaaagaaacagtgcACAGTGGAGCAACCTGGAAAATCTCAACCCCGAGAAGCttggggaagagagaaaggggcCCCgccaggctcctcctcctccccctcttgcaCGAGGCGGAACACAAATGCACGCAACCGAGGCGGCGTTTGAGACCGGAGCCGCCTGCTTCCTTCCGAGCAGCGTTGCCCTTAGACGCTGGGGGTTGCCGACGTTATTCCCGGTGCAGGGAGTTGCGCGTGCAGCCCCGCGAGTGCTCCCTCTGGCCGCCAGCAGCAGCGACGTCCTCTAGCCAGGCCCTCCCGGCTTACCTCCTCTCGCATGCAACCCCTCGACTAGCGCTCCGGCTCTCACAGCTCCATCTCCTCCACTCCCGAGGGAGGACGTTTCCTAACCGCCCGCTGTGCAAAAGGGGAAAGCGCACCCTTGTTTACCGGCGAAACGCCGACGCTCGCCTAATACATCCAGGCCATTGgaccgcctctgcagcagggacGCTAGCGGTTGCTCAACCGGGCTGTCACTCAGGCACCTAAGCCCGCCTCAACTCCCAGGTTTTGTTTTGCAGCTCCCGCGTGCCGCGCATGCCCAGTCCTCGCCGCGCGGGTAAGCGAAAGCGGCTGCGTGGGcgatacgtagggttgccaacctccaggtcgtgatTATTCatctttcgcccccccccccagtgccaaatTCTGCGCCCTCGCAATTAAAATGTGCAAAAATAGGGTGGGGAGAAAAACTGTTAAATTCTTTTATACTTCTGtacttttagtaattttaagTTGGCAAGCCTCTTTTGTGTTATGCACTAATAATGTgtatcttattaataccagatctttatcaatttttgtaatttgtaatagtttttacagttttatcaagttggacaatctGATATACTaatttctggctggtcaaatagaccgtatcaataattatttttgtaatttgtaatagtttttacagttttatcaagttgggaCAATCTGATATACTaatttctggctggtcaaatagaccgtatcaataattatttttgtaatttgtaatagtttttacagttttatcaagttgggaCAATCTGATATACTaatttctggctggtcaaatagaccgtatcaataattatttttgtaatttgtaatagtttttacagttttatcaagttggacaatctGATATACTaatttctggctggtcaaatagaccgtatcaataattatttttgtaatttgtaatagtttttacagttttatcaagttggacaatctGATATACTAATTTCTGGCTGGTCAAAGAGACAgtatcaataaacttgactttaatctccagctagtagctggagatctcctgctgtggcaactgatctccagctgatagagatcagttgccctagagaaaatggccgctttggcaattggactctatggcattgaagtccctccccaaaccctgccctcctcaggctccgcccccaaaacctcccaccggttctgaagagggacctggcaaccctagtgatactgCAAAGGCCTGTGCGGCCGAAGGGTCTTGATGGGAGTTCCGAGTTTGGATTTGCATTCCCGGGGCCCCAATTCGAATGGTGTGTGTGTAAGCATGTACCTTCCTCATTCAGGACTCCAGAGGTAGCTTCCTTGTCTAACGGAAGTTCCCAAGTAATCACCAAGGAGTGGTGTTTGGTGtaaaagagtttccaacagacCTGAAGAAAAAGATCCTGGCCCTTTAACTTAATGTGCGGAAATGGGCAGCCGAAGCATgtaatggaggtaaataacatcgccTGATAACTAACTTCCTGTTCTCTATATGAATGGATGGGACTTTTCTCCAGGCACTTCGCAATCCTCTGTGGCATTTCTTGCTGCTGCAATATTGGGGGTTCCTGTAATTTCTTCCATTACAAATTAGAGTTCAAACACATCTCACACCAAAAAAAGgacagctttgtgtgtgtatgttaagtgccgtcaagtcacttccaatttatggcaatctgatgaattaatgtcttccaaaatgtcctattgttaacagccttgctcaagtcttgcagactgaaaggcggtggcttcctttatagagtgaatccacctcatgttgggtcttccttttttcctgctgccttcaacttttcctagcgttattatcttttccaatgactcttgtcttctcataatctgaccaaagtacaatagtttctgtttagtcattttagcttcttggtaAAGTTCAGGTGTGATTTGATACAGAACCcaattgttttttggggggatccaCAGTATCCATTAAACTCTCCTCTCCAAcagcacattttaaaggaatctactttcttctggtcagcttcctttattgtccaaccttcacacccacacataggaaagagagccagcgtggtgtagtggttaagagtggtggtttggagcggtggactctgatccggagaactgggtttgattccccattcctcacatgagcggcggaggctaatctggtgaactggatttgtttccccactcttacacatgaagccacctgggtgaccttgggctagtcatgctcgctcagccacacctacctcacagtgtgtctgttgtggggaaggaaggtgattgtaagccagtttgagtctgccttaagtggtagagaaagttggcatataaaaatcaactcttcttaatGGGGAATattatagcatgaattaacttgaatttgtatccttacacttaataatcttttctagctccttcatggctgccctttccatctgagtctccttctgatttcttggttgcagtcttccttttggctgatgattgagccaaggaatagaaaatcttgaatgaTTTCAAATACAATCGTCGTTTTATTtccctgtaatgtgtgaattgcctGCACGTCGATTCATATGTTCGCTCAGATCACTCATGAGGATCTTAGACCAGCCACTCTCTATCTGTCCTTCACAGGGATGCCATGAAAATAAAACTAGATAGCCTTATGACTGCTGTCCTGAATTATTTGGAGGAAAGGTACTACAAATGTGATGGATAAATAAAGCCAAGGACAATGAACCTTGAGAGTGTAGAATGAGTTGGAAATGTTATTTCCAACACTCAGCAGAAAATTAGGTGTCTTCTCCTTCTCTTGGGCCAAATTCACATACGCCATCTAAAGAACTTTTCTGTCCCTTTCTTGACATGTGCATatatatggtgaccccttatggggttttcaaggcaagagactaacagaggtagtttgccattgccttcctctgcatagcaaccctggaattccttggtggtctcccatacaaatgtcaaccagggccggccctgttagcttctgaaatcttgACGAGATCAggttggcctgggccatccaggttagggcaaaatGCTTACTGAGGAGTACTTATTGAATTCAACGGGGGTTACCTCTGAGTAAGCATGCTTAAAATGGTGATGTGGGAAGATTGATATACAGTCATATTTCAGCTTTCCTGCCCTTTAGAATATATACCTTCCAATTGTGGCCTTCCAGTGACTAATAGCTTCTCTCTCATTTGCCAGCAACTCTTCCTCTGTCTTCATTTCCCCATTTCCAGAGTCTTGCCTGCCACTGCAGTTTCTGTCATCAGCTCCTTGTCATGCAATGAAACCTCACAAGGAATAgcaaagcattcccccccccaaggggccatTGGTTTGGTAGGTTTTTCTACCATGACCAGGTTTAGTTTTTGGTGGGGAGAGATAAGAGAGATGGACCGTGGAGGCTGTTGAGTTGTCTGCACAGCTTTCACTGAGGGCAAAGTATAtttcttgtcattcattttaaatTATTCTGTAATAAAGCATTTTGATTGTACAACCGcttgctcatttgagagtttttccCAGGACTATCCTGGATATACacaggttatcgatcccagttgctagctctgtctcctcagctaattcccccccccccaattaaaatgGAGACTGCCTACTCAGGGTAAcacttagatcaggggtggagaaccttttttccgccaagggccacttggatatttataacatcaatcgcgggccatacaaaattatcaacttaaaaattagccgaccaagccccaagcaggaagctgccccagatgacccccccagggcgcaggcaagcaggcaggcatccaaccggtggtgcacttgtccacctggtggcacaggatagtctgttgcaccagctgggcatagccatccagccacatgccggagtttctcctgctctgc
This sequence is a window from Euleptes europaea isolate rEulEur1 chromosome 12, rEulEur1.hap1, whole genome shotgun sequence. Protein-coding genes within it:
- the SLC46A3 gene encoding solute carrier family 46 member 3; translation: MKKTLIVEPAICMYIFAYSLYLPLGQQYVYRRIWEETVNSSFKDDDNVSHCELNQSDPIYLKEQEVQEKASLFAMKMDLSGAVLNILVAFVLVANGDCCGRKISLILPLVGNLVTSIFLGVMSYYSLSLSFLYALAFISGLFGGMATFLGGAFAFVVDLCENHKQKTVRIAVVDLIYGLASGLGGLSSGFILKGIGFTWTFLTISLIGMVNVFYVTCFLDDTVRVSEVQQQSLMEGLKRTFSGIHALFKPSSFRKRTWIILLLCTFMAYLFTVFGGMSLFTLYELNDPLCWNELYIGYGSAASTSMSLTSFLGVVVLSQRLKDIYLIFIGIFSYLGGIIMAAFANTTLLMLLVRMPSLLSFMPIPVLRSMLSKVALPSEQGALFACIACLEIVIGTISFAAFNSIYAATVAWFPGFSFLLSAGLCIIPLSTLSWLMCATGHQQAYVPLVREEDPAGEETNSS